The window GCCCGCGACCTCCGCCAGGTAGTCGCGGATGTGGTCGGCGACGTTGGAGGTGAAGCGCTCGCCCCGGATCTGGTCGGTCTCGGGGATGGCGAACCGCGCGGCCGCGCCCAGGCCGTTGGCCTCCAGCATCGCGCCGAAGTGGTCCAGGAGCTGTCGCCTGCCCCTGCGCGGCACCCGGGAGAGCACGACGGCCAGGGAGGTGTCGCGGTCGCGGGCGACCTGGAGGAACTCCCACACGCGCGCGTCGGCGTAGCGGCTGCTGGTGGTGACGAACACCCACAGGTCGGCGGCGTCGAGGAACTTGGCCGCGAACTCGTGGTGCGCGGCGACGGCGGAGTCGACGTCGGGGGTGTCGAGCAGGGCCACGCCCGGGGGCATGGCCTCGGTGGCGGCGAGCACGAGCATGCCGTCCTTGCCCGGCATGGCCAGGCCCTGCTGGCGCACGCGCGGCAGGGAGGGGATGAAGGAGGCCTCGCTGAACCAGTCGACGTCGGCGGGGTTGCAGGCCAGGACGGGGCTGTTGGTGGTGGGGCGGCGCACGCCCGTGGTGGTGACCTGTTCGCCGACCAGGCTGTTGACCAGGGTGGACTTGCCCGCTCCGGTGGATCCGGCGACCGCGATCAGCAGCGGGATGTCGGGGCGGCGGACCCGGGGCAGGACGTAGTCGGAGAGCTGGGCGAGCACGTCCGCCTGGAGGGCGCGGCCCTCCTCGTCACTGGGCAGGCCCTCGGCGAACTCCAGGTCCCGGATGTGCTTGCGCAGTGCTTCCAGGACCTGTTCGAAGTGGTTCTCTTCGGGTTGGGGGGCGCGGTGCTTGGCCGGTCCGGCGGCGAGCGGCACGGTGGGCCCCCGTCGGGCGCCGACGGCCTCGGTGTCCGCCTCGCGCGCGGGTGCGGAGCCCTGGGCGGGCTGTTCGGAGGTGGCGGCCGGTCCGGTTCCGAACCGGTCCGGAGCGCCGGGACCGTTGGTCCCCGGTGCGGCCGACGGCCGGGTCATGATCGGGGTGCCCTCCTCATCGGTGCTGACGGTTCCCGCCGCGGAGCGACGTACGCCGCGGGCGGAGGTCTCACTGGAGATCGCGCCCGGTCGCCAGTCGACGGGTCTCGAACTGGTTTCCCGTGTGCAGTATGTCAAGATCCCGCGCTGTTTTGACCACTTCTCCGATGATCACCACCGCGGGGGGCCGCACTCCGGCCGATCGGGCCGCGGCGGCGATGGTGGCCAGCGTACCGGTGACGGTCCGCTGCCCCGGCAGTGTGGCCTCCTGTACCACCGCCACGGGGGTGTCGGCGGATCTGCCGTGGGAGACGAGGGCCTCGGCGATCGCCTCGATCCGCTCCACCCCCATGAGGACGACGACGGTACCGCCCGCGCGGGCGAGTCCGGCCCAGTCGACCGTGGAGCGCCCGTCCCCGGGGGGCACGTGCGCGGAGACGATGTGCAGGTCCTGGGCCACGCCGCGGTGGGTGGCGGGGATGCCCGCGCTGGCCGGGGCGGCGAGCGCGCTGGTCACACCGGGCACGGCGATGACGGGGATCCCCGCGGCGGCGCAGGCGGCGGCCTCCTCGCCGCCGCGGCCGAAGAGGAAGGAGTCGCCGCCCTTGAGCCGCACCACGAACTTCCCGCGTCCGGCGCGGTCGACCAGGGTCGCGTTGATCTCCTCCTGGGTCATGGACCGGCCGTAGGGGATCTTGGCGGCGTCGACGATCTCGACGTCGGCGGGCAGGCGGTCCAGGAGGGAGGTGGGGGCGAGCCGGTCGACCACCACCACGTCGGCCTGGGAGAGGAGCTGCTGTCCCCGCACCGTGATCAGGCCGGGGTCGCCGGGACCTCCTCCCACGAGCGCGACGCCGCGCAGGCGCTCGCGTCCGCGGCGGGCGTCGAGGGTGCCGTCGGCGAGGCCGTCGACGACGGCGTCGCGCAGTCCGGCCGAGCGGCGGGGGTCTCCGGAGGCGACGACGCCCACGGTGACCCCGGCCGCGCTGCCGCTGGCGGGGGTCCAGGCGGAGGAGGCGTGGCGGTCGTCGGCGCGCACGCACCACACGCGGGCGTTCTCGGCCTCCTCGGCGACGGCGGCGTTGACGCGGGGGTCGTCGGTGGCGGCGTGCACGAGCCAGTGGGCGGGGGCGTCCGGGCCCGCGACGTCGCCGGGGGCGTAGGGCCGCCGGTGCCAGGTGAGGCGTCCGGCCGAGGCGAGGTCCTCCAGGGCCGCCGAGGCCTCGGGGGAGACGAGGGTGACGCGGGCCCCGGCCTCGATGAGCACGGGGACGCGCCGCTGGGCGACCCTGCCCCCTCCGACGACGAGGACGTCGCGTCCCCGCATGCGCAAACCAAGGAGATAGGTCATGTGTCGCGCCCCTTCGGTCGTCCGTGCCGGTCCCCGGCGACGACGGCGGGGTGCTGGCGGAGGAGGACCGCCAGCCGCCGGCGATAGTTCGGCGATTGCTCCAAAAGTACCTTGTCAAAGAGGTATTACGCGGGTGTAAACGGGTCCCGCAACGGGGGTGTGAGCCCGCCCGCACCGGGGGCCGGTGCGGGCGGGGGACGGTGGGGCGCCCCAGGTCAGGGGGCGGTGGAGACGCCCGCGTCGTCGAAGGTGGCGACGTCGTGCAGGACACGCGCCGCGCTCTGGAGCAGCGGCAGTGCCAGCAGCGCTCCGGAGCCCTCGCCCAGGCGCATCTCCAGGTCGACCAGGGGGCGCAGGCCCAGGTGCTCCAGGGCCAGGCTGTGCCCGGGCTCGCTGGAGCGGTGCCCGGCGAAGCAGGCGCTGAGGGCCTCCGGGGAGATCGCGGCGGCGGCCAGGGCGGCCGATCCGGCGATGACCCCGTCCAGCAGCACCGGGACGCGCAGGGCCGCGCCGCCGAGCACGAACCCCGCCAGGGCGGCGTGCTCCAGGCCGCCCAGGGCGGCCAGGGTGCCGATGGGGTCGGCCGGGTCGACGGGGTGCTCGGCCAGGGCACGGCGCACCACGTCGACCTTGTGGGCGTACACGGCGTCGTCCACACCGGTGCCCCGTCCCGTGGCGTGCGCGGGGTCGGCTCCGGTGAAGGCGCACACCAGGGCGGCGGCCGGGGTGGTGTTGGCGATGCCCATGTCGCCGGTGACCAGGCAGCGGTTGCCCGCGGAGACCAGGTCGCGGGCGACCTCGATGCCGCACTCCAGGGCCTGGAGGGTCTGCTCGCGGGTGAGCGCTGGCCCCTGGGTGAGGTCGGCGGTGCCGCGCGCGACCTTGCGGGCCAGCAGGCCGGGGGCACGGGGCAGGTCCGCGGCCACGCCGACGTCCACGACGGTGACCTCGGCGCCGACCTGGGCGGCGAAGGCGTTGACGACGGCGCCGCCCTCCAGGAAGTTGTGCACCATCTGGGCGGTGACCTCCTGGGGCCAGTGGGTCACCCCCTGGGCGTGCACGCCGTGGTCGCCCGCGAACACGGCGACGGCGGCCGGGTCGGGGATCGGCGGCGGGCACTGCCCGGAGATCCCGGCCAGCTGGACCGAGACCTCCTCCAGGAAGCCGAGGGAGCCGGGCGGCTTGGTCATCCGGTCCTGGCGGTCCCTGGCCTCCTCCATCGCGCGGGTGTCCAGCGCTCCGACGGCGGTGATGGTCTCCTCCAGCAGGCTCGTGGGTTCCCGGCCGGGCAGACCGCGGCGGCCGTAGCGGTCGTGGTGCACCGCCCAGGACAGGGGGCGCTCCCTGGCCCAGCCGGAGAGGCTGAGCTCGGACTCGGCGGGGAACTCCTCCACGTAGCCGACGCACAGGTAGGCGGCCACGTCCAGGTGGGCGGGGAGTTCGAGGGCGCGGGCGACGTCGCGCTCGTCGACGAAGGTGAGCCAGCCGACGCCCAGCCCCTCGGCGCGCGCGGCGATCCAGAGGTTCTCCACGGCGAGCGCCGCGGCGTGGTCGGCGCTCAGGGGGCGGGCGTGGCGGCCCCGGGCGTGCCGTCCTCCCCGTGTGGGGTCGACGGTGACGGCGATGTTGAGGGGCGCGTCGAGGACCGCCTCGGCCTTGAGTCCGGCGAAGGCGCGGGCGCGGACGCCCGGCGGTGCGTGGGCGTGGTCCTCGCGCTCGGCCGCGGCGAGGTCGCCCACGCGGGCGCGCAGGCCGGGGTCCTCGATGACCAGGAAGTCCCAGGGCTGGGAGTCGCCGACGCTTGGGGCCTGGTGGGCGGCCTCCAGGACGCGGATGAGCACGTCGTGGGGCACGGGGTCGGGCCGAAAGCCCGTCCGGACGTCGCGGCGTTCGCGGATGGCCCGGTAGACGGCGGCGCGCTCGGCCTCGCCGTAGGCGTGGACGGAGCCGTTGCCGGCCCGCTCGGGAGCCTGGGCGGTGGACGCGGCCGCGGGCTCGGGGGCGGTCTGGACAGGAGGCCCGGCGGGCCCGGGCAGGGGCTCGGATGGTTCGTGTGCGTGCATGCTCTGCTCCGGCTCGGTGGTCGCGGAGTGCTGTTCCGCGCGTCCGTGGTCTGTGGTCGGTGCTCCGGCGGCCCCGGCCCCCGCTTCCTCCGGGTCGGTGGTGGTCCCGGGCGGGCGGACGGTCCGGGCGGGGTGCGTAGCCGGGCGTGCGGGTACCGCCGGACGGGTGGGAGCAGCCGGGCGGGCAGGCCCCGTGGGGGGCGCGGACGTGGCCGGGCGGGCGGAAGCCACAGGGGGTGCGGGCGTGTCCGGGCGGGCGGGTACCTCGGTGTTCGGGGGCGCGGCGGGGTGCGCGGACGCCGCGGTGTGCACGGGTTCGGCGGGGCGCGGGGGCGCCGGCGGTTGGGCGGGGGCGCCCTGGCGGGCGGGCGCCGCTGGACGGACGGGTACGGCCGGACGTGCGGGCGTGACCGGGCGGGCGGGTGCGGCGGCTCGGGCGGTCGTCGTGCCGTGCGCGGGCACCGCCTCCTGTGGGCGCGCCGCCTTCGCGAGCACCGCCGACCTCGCGAGCGCGGCAGCGTCCGCGAGCGCCGTCGAGGGCTCCGGCTCGGCCAGGGGCTCCGGCTCGGCCGGACCGCTGGGCTCCGCCGGATGTTCGGACTCGGCGGAGGGAACGGTCCACTCCGGGCCCGCCTGGCTCTCGGGGCTCCCGGGAACCGGACTCGGCACGGCTCCCGGGCTGGCCGCATCGCTCCCGGCGGGGCGCTCGCCGCCGCGGAAGGGGATGACGTCGGGCCGGTGCGGCGACCCGGTCGGCGACGGCGCGTCCGCCGCGAGCTCGACCGTCGGCTCGGCCTCCGGTCGCGGGGCCGGGGGGATGTCCAGGGGAAGCGCGCCGTAGGGCGAGACCGGGGCGGAGGGGACCCGTGGCGCGGGGTCGGCCGGCGCGGGGGGCCGGGGCCGCTGCCGGAACGGGTTGGCCGTGCCCGAGGAGCCGCGCGGGGGTTGGGCCCGGGCGCCGCGCCCGCTCTCGGGGAGCCCGTCGAACAGGCCGCCGAGGCGGGGACCGGTTCCCGAGGCGGGTCTGCCGCCCTTCCAGCGGGACGGCTCGGCTCCGCCCTCCTCGCCGCGCCGGGCGTCCTCGCGGTCGTCTCTGGTCATGATCGCTCCACGCAAGAGGTGTTGTGACGGGCCCGTCTCCGCCTCGTCCGGCATAGACCGGTAAGCGTAGTCCGCCGCTTCCGTGCCGCCCGCACGGGTCCCGCGGACCCGGGGCGGCCGGTGCCGACCCGGTCGCCGGAGCTTCCGAGTCATCACCAACTGTGCCAGAGACCGAGCGGGTGCGCGCTGGCTCCGGGAACGGCCAGGCTCGGGAAACACGGCCGAGGCCGGGAACCCTGCGGGCGTGCTCCGGCCCCGGCGACGGGCCCGGTCCAGACGGCGCGGCGGCCGGGAACCCCGGGAACGCGCGCTGGCTCCGGCGGTCGTCCGCGCGCACGGCCCCCGTACGCGGACGCGCCTCACCGGTCGAGCAACTCCCCCAGCGCGTCCGTCAGGACCCGGTGGACGGCGGGTTCGCGGACCGCCACCCGGAACCACTCCGGGCCGAGGCCGGGAAAGGTGTCACCGCGCCGGACGGCGATCCCCCCTTCCCTGAGGCGGGCCCGCAGCCGGTCCGCCTCAGGGTCCGCTACCAGCAGGAACGAGGCCCGGGCTCCCGGGACCACCCGCAGGCCCAGGTTCCGCAGGCCCGCGGCGAGGTCGTCGCGGTGCTCGGTCAGGGACGTCGCCCAGGCGTCGGCCTCGGCGAGGGCCTCCGGCCTGCAGCACGCCTCCACCGCGACCAGGGCGGGCGTGGACACCGACCACAGGGGCTGTGCCTCGGAGAACCTGGCCACCAGGTCGGGTTCGGCGAGCAGGTAGCCGGCGCGCAGCCCGGCGAGGGACCAGGTCTTGGTGAGGCTGCGCACCACCACCAGGCCCGGCAGGTCCCCGCGGGAGGCCAGCGACTCCGTTTCGCCGGGAACGCAGTCGGCGAAGGCCTCGTCGACGACCAGCACGCGCCCGGGGCGGGCCAGCCCGGCCAGGACCGGTCCGGGGTGGAGCACGGAGGTCGGGTTGGTCGGGTTGCCCACCACGACCAGGTCGGCGTCCTCGGGGACCAGTGCGGGGTCGAGGGTGAAGTCCGGTTCCAGCAGCACCCGGTCCACGGCGTGCCCGGCGGCGCGCAGGGCGGCCTCGGGCTCGGTGAACTGGGGGTGCACGACGACCGCCCGCCGGGGGTTCAGGACCCGCGCCAGGAGGACGAAGGCCTCGGCCGCCCCGGCGGTGAGCAGGACCTCGCCCGGCTCCCGTCCGTGGCGCCGGGCGACCGCCTTCCGCGCGCGGGAGGGGTCGGGGTAGGCGCCCAGGCCGGTCAGCGAGTCGGCGAGGAGCCGCCCCAGCCAGGCGGGCGGCGTCCGGCCCCGCACGTTGACGGCCAGGTCGAGCAGCCCGCCGCCGACCTCGGCGTCACCGTGGTGGCGCAGGTCGTGGCCCGCGTCCATGTACTCCCCCACCCCGTATGTTCCTTTCTTCGCAGGAAAAACATCGCACCATACGGCATCAGCAGCCCTTTCTGATAACAGGGGGTGCCTTCGCCACATATTCGGACGTGCCGTTGGTGGCGCGGCTCACGGCCCTGTGTCAGGGTGTGCGCGTTCCCACCCTCAGGGCCCCCGCCCGATCCGAGAGAACGGACACACGATGCGAAGGCGTACCCTCCTGGCCGGTGCCACCGCCGCTGCGGGACTGACCGCGCTGGGCACCGCGCTCACCTCCGCCCGCCCCGCACTGGCCGACACCGGCGGCGACCGCACGGTCCCCCGCGTGCTGGCGGAGCCCTCCGCCTCACACGGACTGGTCCGCCCCGACCTGCGCTTCGACATGGTGGCCGTCACCGGTGACCCCGGAGAGGCCGACGCGGCGGTCCGCTTCGAGACCGCCGACGGCCTGGGCTCGTGGAACCCGGTGCACCTGCACACCGGGGGCCGCGACGACCGGGACCCGGTCGCCGCCGCGCTGGTGCGCGCGCCCGAGGGCGCCACCGGTTACGAGGTGCGTTCGAGAGGGGGGACCGCGGCCGTGAACCTGCGCGACGGAGAGGGTCTGCGCTTCGGCGGCCCCGCACAGGCGTCGCTGTCCGCGGAGGCCTCCGGTACGCTGCGCGGCCGGACCAGCGTCCCGTTCCGCACCCGCGCGGGCTGGGGCGCCGACGAGTCCTGGCGTTTCGACGACCAGGGCGACAACCTGTGGGAGGCGGAGTTCCACCCCGTGCAGGCGCTGACCGTGCACCACACCGCGATGCCGACCGGGGACGACCACGCGGCGGACGTGCGGGCGGTGTACTACCTGCACGCGGTGCAGCAGCTGTGGGGGGACATCGGCTACCACGTGCTCATCGACCCCGACGGGGTGGTCTACGAGGGCCGCCACTCGGGCGAGGACGGCGTGCCGGTCTTCTCCGGGATCCCGCGGCCGGGGCGGGCCGAGTCGGTGACCGCGGGGCACGCCTACGGGTTCAACCAGGGCAACGTGGGCGTGTGCCTGCTCGGGGACTTCACCGACGAGCTGCCCACGCGGGCGGCGCAGGACTCCCTGGTCGACGTGCTGCGCGTGCTGTGCGCGGTGACCGGCGTGGACCCGGCCGGGCAGATCGAGTACGTCAACCCGGGCACGGGCGTGGTCACGCCGGGCGACGCGATCTCCCGGCACCGCGACTGGCTGGAGACCGAGTGCCCGGGCAACGCCTTCTCCGAGGTGTTCGACAGCGCGGTCCGCCAGCGCGTCATCGCGGGCCTGGCCTAGGCGGACGGGGGGTGCCCGCCGGAGCCGTGGTCCGCACGCGGTCCACGGCCGCCCCGACGGGTACTCCCTGGTCGGGGCGGTACGGCCCGCCCCTCGGGGCTCGTGGAGAAACCCGGGTGCCGCACTCGGACTCTGCGCGTATCGTGAGCGCACTCCGACCCGAGGGGAGAGGCGTGACCATCGCACAAGACAGACCGATACTGCCGTCAGTGATCCTGGAGACCGAGCGCCTGCGGCTGCGCCCGTTCGTCGAGGGCGACGTCGACGACGTACACGCGTCCTGCACCGACGCCGAGCTCCAACGCTGGCTCCCCCTCCCCCTTCCCGGGGTGCCCTACACCCGGGAGGAGGCCGAGCGGTGGTGCTGTGAGGTGGCCCCCGCCCTGCGTACCTGCGGTGAGGGACAGCAGTGGGCCATGGTCGAGCGGGAGTCCAAGCGGCTCGTGGGCTCGGTGGGCCTGGTGCGTGTCGTGTGGGCGTCGATGAACACCGAGGTCGGGTACTGGGTCTCGCCGTGGGGCCGCGGCCGCGGATACGCGACGGAGGCCGCCGTGGCCGTCTCCCGCTGGGCGCTGGACCAGGGCTTCCAGCGGGTGGAGATCAAGGCCGCCACCGGCAACACCGGGTCGCGCCGGGTCGCGGAGCGGTCGGGGTTCAGCCTGGAGGGCGTCGAACGCAGCGCGATGCCGCTGCACGAGGGCCGCGCCGACCTGGCGGTGTACAGCCTGCTCCCCGGCGACCTGGGCTGACCGGCGCACCCCGTCCGCACCGTGCTCCCCAGCCGCATCGGGCGGCGCCTCGGCCGCACCGGTCGTACCGGGCACGCGACCGGGGCCGCACGCCCCCCGGCCCGCGGTCGCGGAGTGTACGGGGCACGCGGACGGGGCCGCGTCGCGGTCGCGGAGCGTACGGGGCCGCAGCGGACGTGCCCGGCGGCTGCCCCACGAACGGACACCGCCCGAGCGGGTACCGCGTGCGCGGCGCCACCGGGGATCGGCGCGGAGGAGGGCGGGCGCGGGGCGGGCGGCGTCAGCCGGGGCCCGGTGGGGGCACGGCGAGCCGGCCCGGGGGCCGCCCCCGAGCGCGCCCTACCCCCACACGCGGGAGAGCAGCCACCTTCCGGTGGCCGTGTCGTGGCGCAGTTCGTACACCCCCTGGGAC is drawn from Nocardiopsis dassonvillei subsp. dassonvillei DSM 43111 and contains these coding sequences:
- a CDS encoding dynamin family protein, translating into MTRPSAAPGTNGPGAPDRFGTGPAATSEQPAQGSAPAREADTEAVGARRGPTVPLAAGPAKHRAPQPEENHFEQVLEALRKHIRDLEFAEGLPSDEEGRALQADVLAQLSDYVLPRVRRPDIPLLIAVAGSTGAGKSTLVNSLVGEQVTTTGVRRPTTNSPVLACNPADVDWFSEASFIPSLPRVRQQGLAMPGKDGMLVLAATEAMPPGVALLDTPDVDSAVAAHHEFAAKFLDAADLWVFVTTSSRYADARVWEFLQVARDRDTSLAVVLSRVPRRGRRQLLDHFGAMLEANGLGAAARFAIPETDQIRGERFTSNVADHIRDYLAEVAGEAEQRDRVSRRTFIGVIDSFRTRVPELARQVEAQIETGRTLTAAVDDSYAAARDRVDTSLADGSLLRGSLLARWQEVAAGGELTRSLRPRGRRTRLGGRAEQAERGQRVGALERAIRDGLEALVVSTCERASDEVERRWREVPGGGDLASKALNQPGTGLLSQQIRQEITEWQRGVAEMTTASGATKRSVARFVTFDHDVVALVLIIDLLGYERSRSGGGAHAAEASGPSPQRLLKGLFGAQSLRSIGAAARDDLRQRVQGLLDRERVPFDSALASAAIPSEDTAVQLYQATYNLEIAR
- the cobA gene encoding uroporphyrinogen-III C-methyltransferase, yielding MTYLLGLRMRGRDVLVVGGGRVAQRRVPVLIEAGARVTLVSPEASAALEDLASAGRLTWHRRPYAPGDVAGPDAPAHWLVHAATDDPRVNAAVAEEAENARVWCVRADDRHASSAWTPASGSAAGVTVGVVASGDPRRSAGLRDAVVDGLADGTLDARRGRERLRGVALVGGGPGDPGLITVRGQQLLSQADVVVVDRLAPTSLLDRLPADVEIVDAAKIPYGRSMTQEEINATLVDRAGRGKFVVRLKGGDSFLFGRGGEEAAACAAAGIPVIAVPGVTSALAAPASAGIPATHRGVAQDLHIVSAHVPPGDGRSTVDWAGLARAGGTVVVLMGVERIEAIAEALVSHGRSADTPVAVVQEATLPGQRTVTGTLATIAAAARSAGVRPPAVVIIGEVVKTARDLDILHTGNQFETRRLATGRDLQ
- the cobT gene encoding nicotinate-nucleotide--dimethylbenzimidazole phosphoribosyltransferase — translated: MTRDDREDARRGEEGGAEPSRWKGGRPASGTGPRLGGLFDGLPESGRGARAQPPRGSSGTANPFRQRPRPPAPADPAPRVPSAPVSPYGALPLDIPPAPRPEAEPTVELAADAPSPTGSPHRPDVIPFRGGERPAGSDAASPGAVPSPVPGSPESQAGPEWTVPSAESEHPAEPSGPAEPEPLAEPEPSTALADAAALARSAVLAKAARPQEAVPAHGTTTARAAAPARPVTPARPAVPVRPAAPARQGAPAQPPAPPRPAEPVHTAASAHPAAPPNTEVPARPDTPAPPVASARPATSAPPTGPARPAAPTRPAVPARPATHPARTVRPPGTTTDPEEAGAGAAGAPTTDHGRAEQHSATTEPEQSMHAHEPSEPLPGPAGPPVQTAPEPAAASTAQAPERAGNGSVHAYGEAERAAVYRAIRERRDVRTGFRPDPVPHDVLIRVLEAAHQAPSVGDSQPWDFLVIEDPGLRARVGDLAAAEREDHAHAPPGVRARAFAGLKAEAVLDAPLNIAVTVDPTRGGRHARGRHARPLSADHAAALAVENLWIAARAEGLGVGWLTFVDERDVARALELPAHLDVAAYLCVGYVEEFPAESELSLSGWARERPLSWAVHHDRYGRRGLPGREPTSLLEETITAVGALDTRAMEEARDRQDRMTKPPGSLGFLEEVSVQLAGISGQCPPPIPDPAAVAVFAGDHGVHAQGVTHWPQEVTAQMVHNFLEGGAVVNAFAAQVGAEVTVVDVGVAADLPRAPGLLARKVARGTADLTQGPALTREQTLQALECGIEVARDLVSAGNRCLVTGDMGIANTTPAAALVCAFTGADPAHATGRGTGVDDAVYAHKVDVVRRALAEHPVDPADPIGTLAALGGLEHAALAGFVLGGAALRVPVLLDGVIAGSAALAAAAISPEALSACFAGHRSSEPGHSLALEHLGLRPLVDLEMRLGEGSGALLALPLLQSAARVLHDVATFDDAGVSTAP
- the cobC gene encoding Rv2231c family pyridoxal phosphate-dependent protein CobC, whose translation is MDAGHDLRHHGDAEVGGGLLDLAVNVRGRTPPAWLGRLLADSLTGLGAYPDPSRARKAVARRHGREPGEVLLTAGAAEAFVLLARVLNPRRAVVVHPQFTEPEAALRAAGHAVDRVLLEPDFTLDPALVPEDADLVVVGNPTNPTSVLHPGPVLAGLARPGRVLVVDEAFADCVPGETESLASRGDLPGLVVVRSLTKTWSLAGLRAGYLLAEPDLVARFSEAQPLWSVSTPALVAVEACCRPEALAEADAWATSLTEHRDDLAAGLRNLGLRVVPGARASFLLVADPEADRLRARLREGGIAVRRGDTFPGLGPEWFRVAVREPAVHRVLTDALGELLDR
- a CDS encoding peptidoglycan recognition protein family protein, whose product is MRRRTLLAGATAAAGLTALGTALTSARPALADTGGDRTVPRVLAEPSASHGLVRPDLRFDMVAVTGDPGEADAAVRFETADGLGSWNPVHLHTGGRDDRDPVAAALVRAPEGATGYEVRSRGGTAAVNLRDGEGLRFGGPAQASLSAEASGTLRGRTSVPFRTRAGWGADESWRFDDQGDNLWEAEFHPVQALTVHHTAMPTGDDHAADVRAVYYLHAVQQLWGDIGYHVLIDPDGVVYEGRHSGEDGVPVFSGIPRPGRAESVTAGHAYGFNQGNVGVCLLGDFTDELPTRAAQDSLVDVLRVLCAVTGVDPAGQIEYVNPGTGVVTPGDAISRHRDWLETECPGNAFSEVFDSAVRQRVIAGLA
- a CDS encoding GNAT family N-acetyltransferase → MTIAQDRPILPSVILETERLRLRPFVEGDVDDVHASCTDAELQRWLPLPLPGVPYTREEAERWCCEVAPALRTCGEGQQWAMVERESKRLVGSVGLVRVVWASMNTEVGYWVSPWGRGRGYATEAAVAVSRWALDQGFQRVEIKAATGNTGSRRVAERSGFSLEGVERSAMPLHEGRADLAVYSLLPGDLG